Genomic window (Aquila chrysaetos chrysaetos chromosome 22, bAquChr1.4, whole genome shotgun sequence):
CTGTCAGAAGGGACATTTCTTTTTTGACGCTTAGGCTCAGCTAATATAGGTGGTGGACCCCCATTGACTGTGCTGCTCTTGAGCAGCTGACAGGCTTGTCCAAAAATTTAATACATTCATTATTTCTGTAGATGAATGGAGAATGTGAGAAAGATGGATTCAGATAAAAATGATACTGTATTTGCAGGTAGACTGCAGCGAATACAAGAGGTTAGAGAGAGGAAGACCTATTTACTGCGAAAGACTCTATCAACCTTTTTGTGGCTCTGATGGGAAAACATATAACAACAAATGttctttctgcaaagcagtCCTGTAAGTACAATACTACATAACTACTCCTGAATAAACCAAAATCTGAGACGAGCTGAGTTATCTGGTATTTACATTCCACCTAAATGCTatcatttttttcagggttgCTACTCCTCTGCTTCTTTGTTTAATCTTTATAGACAAATTGTTTCTCCCACCATAAGGTCCAATAGATCTAAACAAATAAGCTTGATATTTGTGTGAGCAACTTCCTATTCTAGCAGAAACTGTAGAAGTCGGACAGTAAAGAGAAGAGTCCAATGAGCAACATGGGGCTAACAAGGCATCTAGACCCAAGTCAGGTCATAAGAATAAGAATTCAAAAGTGGTACCAGAAATACCTTGCTTTTTATGGgtaaaacatgtaatttttaaaagaaaattctttacaGATCAATGTCTTCTTGTCTGCTACAAACGTTTATAGTGTATTCTCTGTTAGCAAGTTGTTAGCTGAGAACTTCAGAGAGATTTTAGTGCATAAAGTTATGCTTGCTGTCTGCAATGTCTAtgtccttcctttcctttgcaggAGAAGTAGAGGTGCCTTACATATGAAGCAAGCAGGGGTATGCTGAATGAATTCTGCATGACAGAGAAGAGTGCTGAGAACAGCTTTACACTGCCGTATCACAATCTCTTAATTTCATTCATCCTGCCTGTTCTGATGATGGTGAACAAGGCACAAAGTAGCttttcagctgtgctctgtcatttgctgcttctctctgctccAGAGTGTTGGGATTGACACTTCTGTCCTCCCTGCAAAGCACTTCCTCGGGATTCTCGGGAGCATTCCCATTTCTGTAGCAAGTTCGTTTTCACACGAGCCCTTCATTATATATTTGTCTCCACGGTTTAAGTTCAAATCTTCTGACAATGCCACCTGATCTTAGTGGACACAAGTCAGTGCAGGCATTGCCTCCATTTTCCTTGTTGgtgaagtgttttctttcattttcccagAAACTTTTgccagatacttttttttttttttccaaaggcttcAGCTTTCCTAGGCAGTGCTTTGACTC
Coding sequences:
- the LOC115334336 gene encoding ovomucoid-like, whose protein sequence is MSAMKITGAFVLFALAVLCLANAAKANEVDCSEYKRLERGRPIYCERLYQPFCGSDGKTYNNKCSFCKAVLRSRGALHMKQAGVC